One Stigmatopora nigra isolate UIUO_SnigA chromosome 1, RoL_Snig_1.1, whole genome shotgun sequence DNA segment encodes these proteins:
- the eif5b gene encoding eukaryotic translation initiation factor 5B produces the protein MGKKQKKSGEDSTKDDDLDALAAKIEGAGSSKDSKGKKKKKGGKKDDFDEDDILKELEELSLETQGVQGMKNDVEVEDVIEPPKAEKKKTRKGKAQGAIPDEVESNKAKNVDDELRNGEQKEVGPAALSDSDDESGPGFRSKAKKGKKAAKRLTGSDEDEDEGASRNEKEADSDDDEEFVSQRDRKNKGKGKAAKSEDEDQPEEEGNFKMKTAAQKKAEKKEREKKKKEEERLKQRKLKEMEAEVKKEAEKKMADAPTPQAPSVADLDVDEQEGADAAGDDDGDKKKKDKKKKKGEKEEKEKEKKKGPSKATVKAMQEALAKMKEEEERAKKEEEEQIKRLEELEKQRLEQERLEQERKEKKKQKEKERKERLKKEGKLMTKSQKEARARAEATLKMLQAQGVEVPSKDSMPKKKPVYTDKRKKRPVPQTPEAETPSVTSPTSETAEPITPEPEVVKPSPKPEVKGDFAVDDWEAIASDEEKELKKVHIEVKEQHVSQPQPAASEEEEEEEEEEEEDEDDDEEEESEEAPEEEPAKEAPVGQSKKQKAKESEDDSSESEDDDDDRTKEERLYDRAKRRIEKRKVQNLKNVDINRLRAPVVCVLGHVDTGKTKILDKLRHTNVQDGEAGGITQQIGATNVPKETIEEQTKMVKNFDKEDMKIPGMLIIDTPGHESFSNLRNRGSSLCDIAILVVDIMHGLEPQTIESINLLKEKKCPFIVALNKIDRLYDWKRSPETDVFATLKKQKKNTKDEFDERAKAIIVEFAQLSLNAALYYENKDPRTFVSLVPTSAHSGDGIGNLIALLVELTQTMLARRVAHCDELRAQVMEVKALPGMGTTIDVILINGRLREGETIIVPGVDGPIITQIRGLLLPPPLKELRVKNQYEKHKEVSTSQGVKILGKDLEKTLAGLPLLVAHKEDEIPVLRDELIHELKQTLNSFKLEEKGVYVQASTLGSLEALLEFLRTSKVPYSGINIGPVHKKDVMKASAMLEHDQQYAVILAFDVKVERDSQEMADSFGVRIFSAEIIYHLFDAFTKFRDDYKKSKQEEFKHVAVFPVKLRVLPQFIFNSRDPIVIGVNVDAGILRQGTPLCVPSKGFVDIGIVTSIEINHKTVDTAKKGQEICIKIEPIPGEAPKMYGRHFEATDIIVSKITRASIDALKNWFRDDMQKSDWQLIMELKKTFEII, from the exons ATGGGAAAGAAACAGAAGAAATCCGGGGAGGACAG CACTAAAGATGACGACCTCGATGCTTTGGCTGCAAAAATTGAAGGCGCGGGATCCTCCAAAGACTCaaaagggaagaagaagaaaaagggagGAAAGAAGGATGATTTTGA TGAGGATGACATCCTGAAGGAGTTGGAGGAATTATCCTTGGAGACACAAGGCGTGCAGGGAATG AAAAATGATGTTGAGGTAGAAGATGTTATCGAGCCTCCTAAAGCAGAGAAGAAGAAAACCAGGAAGGGGAAGGCGCAAGGTGCCATCCCTGATGAGGTGGAGAGCAATAAAGCCAAAAATGTAGATGATGAATTAAGGAATGGAGAGCAGAAAGag GTGGGACCCGCCGCTCTGTCCGACTCTGATGACGAGAGCGGCCCGGGTTTTCGCTCCAAGgccaaaaaaggcaaaaaagccGCCAAGAGACTTACAGGCTCAGATGAAGACGAGGATGAAGGCGCAAGCAGAAACGAGAAAGAGGCCGATTCCGACGATGACGAAGAATTCGTCTCTCAAAGGGACAGGAAAAATAAGGGCAAAGGCAAAGCTGCAAAGAGTGAGGACGAGGACCAGCCGGAGGAAGAGGGCAACTTCAAGATGAAAACCGCAGCCCAGAAGAAGGCGGAGAAAAAGGAGcgggaaaagaagaaaaaggaggaggagaggcTCAAGCAGAGGAAGCTGAAGGAGATGGAGGCAGAGGTTAAGAAAGAAGCCGAGAAGAAGATGGCCGACGCCCCCACCCCGCAGGCGCCTTCTGTTGCAGACCTAGACGTGGATGAGCAGGAAGGAGCAGATGCGGCAGGTGACG ACGATGGggacaagaagaaaaaggacaagaaaaagaagaaaggagagaaagaagagaaggaaaaggagaagaaaaagggACCCAGCAAGGCCACTGTGAAGGCCATGCAGGAGGCTCTTGCCAAGATGAAGGAG GAGGAGGAGCGGGccaagaaagaagaggaagagcagATAAAGAGGCTGGAAGAGCTGGAGAAGCAGAGGCTGGAGCAG GAGCGCCTTGAGCAGGAgcgcaaagaaaagaaaaagcagaaGGAGAAGGAACGGAAAGAGCGCCTGAAGAAGGAGGGCAAGTTGATGACTAAATCCCAGAAGGAGGCGCGGGCTCGGGCTGAGGCCACGCTCAAAATGCTCCAGGCTCAAG GTGTGGAAGTGCCATCCAAAGACTCTATGCCAAAGAAGAAGCCCGTGTACACGgacaagagaaagaaaaggcCTGTTCCTCAAACTCCAGAAG ccGAAACGCCTTCGGTGACCTCCCCAACATCAGAGACGGCGGAACCCATTACCCCAGAACCCGAGGTGGTGAAACCGTCTCCAAAGCCAG agGTGAAGGGAGATTTTGCCGTGGATGATTGGGAGGCAATCGCCAGTGACGAGGAGAAAG AGTTGAAAAAAGTCCACATTGAGGTGAAAGAGCAGCACGTCAGCCAACCGCAACCCGCTGCTagcgaagaagaagaggaggaggaggaggaagaagaagaggatgaggatgacGACGAAGAAGAGGAAAGTGAAGAGGCGCCGGAGGAGGAGCCGGCAAAGGAGGCGCCGGTGGGCCAGAGCAAGAAGCAGAAGGCAAAGGAGAGCGAAGACGACAGCAGCGAGAGCgaggacgatgacgacgacAGGACCAAAGAAGAGCGTCTGTATGACCGAGCTAAGAGGCGGATTGAG AAACGGAAAGTGCAAAACCTCAAGAATGTCGACATCAACCGGTTGAGAGCGCCGGTCGTGTGCGTGCTTGGACACGTCGATACTGGGAAGACCAAAATTCTCGATAAG CTCCGACACACCAACGTACAGGATGGGGAAGCAGGAGGAATCACCCAACAGATTGGAGCCACAAACGTCCCGAAAGAGACCATTGAAGAGCAGACCAAGATGGTTAAAAAC TTTGACAAAGAAGACATGAAGATCCCTGGCATGTTGATCATCGACACACCAGGTCACGAGTCGTTCAG TAACTTGAGGAACCGAGGTAGCTCCCTATGTGATATTGCCATCCTGGTGGTGGACATCATGCACGGTTTGGAACCGCAGACCATCGAGTCCATTAACTTGCTGAAGGAGAAAAAATGTCCCTTCATTGTGGCACTCAACAAG ATTGACCGTTTGTACGACTGGAAAAGAAGTCCCGAGACGGACGTCTTTGCAACTCTGAAGAAACAGAAGAAGAACACCAAGGATGAGTTTGACGAGAGGGCAAAGGCCATCATTGTGGAGTTTGCTCAGCTG AGTCTCAATGCCGCCCTGTACTACGAAAACAAGGACCCCAGGACCTTCGTGTCGCTGGTTCCCACGTCGGCTCACAGCGGCGACGGAATCGGAAATCTTATAGCGCTTCTAGTCGAGCTGACGCAGACCATGTTGGCCCGCCGGGTCGCGCATTGCGACGAGCTTCGAGCTCAAGTCATGGAG GTGAAAGCTTTGCCTGGAATGGGCACCACTATTGATGTTATCCTCATCAACGGGCGACTACGGGAAGGTGAGACCATCATTGTTCCCGGAGTGGACGGACCAATCATCACACAGATTAGAGGGCTGCTCTTGCCACCTCCTCTCAAGGAGCTCCGGGTCAAG AACCAGTATGAGAAGCATAAAGAGGTATCAACATCTCAGGGTGTGAAGATTCTGGGTAAAGACCTGGAAAAGACGCTGGCAGGGCTTCCCTTGCTGGTGGCGCATAAAGAGGATGAAATACCCGTTCTCAGG GACGAGCTAATTCATGAGCTCAAACAAACTTTGAACTCCTTCAAGCTGGAGGAGAAAGGAGTATACGTGCAAGCATCCACCTTGGGATCCCTGGAGGCTCTGTTAGAGTTTTTGCGCACATCTAAAGTACCT TATTCCGGCATCAACATTGGTCCTGTCCACAAGAAGGATGTGATGAAGGCTTCGGCCATGCTAGAGCATGACCAACA GTACGCTGTGATTTTGGCGTTTGACGTAAAGGTGGAACGAGATAGCCAGGAAATGGCCGACAGCTTTGGCGTCCGCATTTTCTCCGCGGAAATCATCTACCATCTTTTTGACGCCTTCACCAAGTTCCGCGACgactacaaaaaatccaaacaggAAGAGTTTAA GCACGTGGCGGTGTTTCCTGTGAAGTTACGTGTCCTTCCGCAATTTATATTCAACTCAAGAGATCCAATTGTAATTGGTGTCAACGTGGACGCAGGAATTCTTCGGCAAGGGACACCACTGTGCGTTCCGAGTAAAGGG TTTGTGGACATCGGTATAGTCACCAGCATCGAGATCAACCACAAGACAGTGGACACCGCCAAGAAAGGGCAAGAGATCTGTATCAAAATTGAACCCATTCCCGGCGAGGCGCCCAAGATGTACGGCCGACATTTTGAAGCCACCGACATAATTGTCAGCAAG ATCACGCGGGCGTCCATCGACGCGCTGAAGAACTGGTTCCGGGATGACATGCAGAAGTCGGACTGGCAGCTGATTATGGAACTGAAAAAGACCTTTGAGATCATCTGA
- the lipt1 gene encoding lipoyl amidotransferase LIPT1, mitochondrial isoform X1, translating to MTTPRHVEVTDMLHIKQTMSLFRDSFRTYNFKTLTRACSTLWSNSSNGALVLYSQSTDVHENLSLEEWIEANVDLNQRNILLLCRNTPAVVIGRHQNPWQECNLSLIKRSGISLARRQSGGGTVFHDLGNLNLTFFASKKAYDRQRNLKVITGALNCLRPGLEVKATERFDIFLKGHYKITGSASRISRKSSYHHCTLLHSSDHSALSPVLHSTCQGLRSNATPSVPSPVTNLVDHEPTLTWKELLEALADQYSAEFGGSAAMNLVNPADDAAFPGLRGRSAELRGWDWIFGKTPKFSVQTLLKMTDDLSSVELCLEVKNGVIDSCKLDIPTDWLPLSLSRELRGVLEGERFCPQRTAAAFSMLLRCESHEKQDRLRRLCDAILATMG from the exons ATGACTA CGCCCAGACATGTGGAGGTGACAGACATGTTACACATCAAACAGACAATGTCTCTCTTCAGAGACTCTTTCAGGACttataattttaaaacattgaCTCGTGCCTGTAGCACTCTGTGGAGCAACAGCAGCAATGGAGCACTTGTCCTGTATTCCCAGTCCACAGACGTCCATGAGAACCTTTCCCTGGAGGAATGGATTGAGGCCAATGTGGATCTGAATCAACGTAACATTCTGTTGCTGTGTCGCAACACGCCAGCTGTGGTTATTGGACGACACCAGAATCCGTGGCAGGAGTGCAACCTGTCGCTCATCAAGCGATCGGGTATATCTTTGGCACGCAGGCAAAGTGGTGGAGGCACAGTCTTCCATGACCTAGGGAACCTGAACTTGACCTTCTTTGCCTCAAAAAAGGCGTATGACCGCCAGAGGAACTTGAAGGTTATCACCGGAGCCCTGAATTGTCTCCGGCCCGGACTAGAGGTCAAAGCTACTGAACGGTTCGACATATTCTTGAAGGGGCACTACAAAATCACAG GGAGTGCCTCGAGAATCAGCCGTAAATCGTCGTACCATCACTGTACTTTGCTGCACTCGTCCGACCACTCGGCCCTCTCCCCTGTGTTGCACTCCACCTGCCAGGGTCTCCGCAGCAACGCCACGCCTAGTGTGCCCTCCCCAGTGACCAACTTGGTGGATCATGAACCCACCCTGACATGGAAGGAGCTACTGGAAGCACTGGCTGATCAGTACAGTGCAG agTTTGGCGGCAGTGCTGCAATGAATTTGGTGAATCCGGCTGATGACGCCGCATTTCCGGGACTCCGCGGCAGGTCGGCAGAGTTGCGAGGATGGGATTGGATCTTTGGAAAGACGCCCAAGTTCAGCGTTCAAACGCTACTGAAAATGACAGATGATCTTTCTTCTGTCGAGCTGTGTTTAGAAGTTAAAAACGGTGTGATTGATAGCTGTAAGTTAGACATTCCAACTGACTGGCTTCCGCTCAGTTTGAGTCGTGAGCTGAGGGGGGTGCTAGAGGGAGAGCGATTTTGTCCACAACGTACTGCTGCAGCTTTTTCAATGCTGTTGCGCTGTGAGAGCCATGAAAAGCAGGACAGACTGCGGAGACTTTGTGATGCCATATTGGCTACAATGGGATAA
- the LOC144204955 gene encoding uncharacterized protein LOC144204955 — protein sequence MASEDSRQKTSKEVYFAILPDKYEPLVEDDGNQETQEERLKRKEKKKRRRKKYIRNVKKACSFTWRCLLCGLQNLAGSHSMPMSPVAVVLAHRA from the exons ATGGCAAGTGAGGACAGTCGGCAGAAAACTTCCAAGGAAGTATATTTTGCCATATTACCAGATAAATACGAACCTTTGGTGGAAGATGATGGAAACCAAGAGACCCAAGAGGAAAGGTTGAAgcggaaggagaagaagaagaggaggaggaagaagtacATTAGG AATGTCAAGAAAGCCTGTAGCTTCACCTGGCGATGTCTGCTGTGTGGCTTGCAGAATTTGGCTGGTTCGCACTCCATGCCGATGTCACCGGTGGCCGTAGTGCTGGCACATCGCGCCTGA
- the lipt1 gene encoding lipoyl amidotransferase LIPT1, mitochondrial isoform X2 has product MLHIKQTMSLFRDSFRTYNFKTLTRACSTLWSNSSNGALVLYSQSTDVHENLSLEEWIEANVDLNQRNILLLCRNTPAVVIGRHQNPWQECNLSLIKRSGISLARRQSGGGTVFHDLGNLNLTFFASKKAYDRQRNLKVITGALNCLRPGLEVKATERFDIFLKGHYKITGSASRISRKSSYHHCTLLHSSDHSALSPVLHSTCQGLRSNATPSVPSPVTNLVDHEPTLTWKELLEALADQYSAEFGGSAAMNLVNPADDAAFPGLRGRSAELRGWDWIFGKTPKFSVQTLLKMTDDLSSVELCLEVKNGVIDSCKLDIPTDWLPLSLSRELRGVLEGERFCPQRTAAAFSMLLRCESHEKQDRLRRLCDAILATMG; this is encoded by the exons ATGTTACACATCAAACAGACAATGTCTCTCTTCAGAGACTCTTTCAGGACttataattttaaaacattgaCTCGTGCCTGTAGCACTCTGTGGAGCAACAGCAGCAATGGAGCACTTGTCCTGTATTCCCAGTCCACAGACGTCCATGAGAACCTTTCCCTGGAGGAATGGATTGAGGCCAATGTGGATCTGAATCAACGTAACATTCTGTTGCTGTGTCGCAACACGCCAGCTGTGGTTATTGGACGACACCAGAATCCGTGGCAGGAGTGCAACCTGTCGCTCATCAAGCGATCGGGTATATCTTTGGCACGCAGGCAAAGTGGTGGAGGCACAGTCTTCCATGACCTAGGGAACCTGAACTTGACCTTCTTTGCCTCAAAAAAGGCGTATGACCGCCAGAGGAACTTGAAGGTTATCACCGGAGCCCTGAATTGTCTCCGGCCCGGACTAGAGGTCAAAGCTACTGAACGGTTCGACATATTCTTGAAGGGGCACTACAAAATCACAG GGAGTGCCTCGAGAATCAGCCGTAAATCGTCGTACCATCACTGTACTTTGCTGCACTCGTCCGACCACTCGGCCCTCTCCCCTGTGTTGCACTCCACCTGCCAGGGTCTCCGCAGCAACGCCACGCCTAGTGTGCCCTCCCCAGTGACCAACTTGGTGGATCATGAACCCACCCTGACATGGAAGGAGCTACTGGAAGCACTGGCTGATCAGTACAGTGCAG agTTTGGCGGCAGTGCTGCAATGAATTTGGTGAATCCGGCTGATGACGCCGCATTTCCGGGACTCCGCGGCAGGTCGGCAGAGTTGCGAGGATGGGATTGGATCTTTGGAAAGACGCCCAAGTTCAGCGTTCAAACGCTACTGAAAATGACAGATGATCTTTCTTCTGTCGAGCTGTGTTTAGAAGTTAAAAACGGTGTGATTGATAGCTGTAAGTTAGACATTCCAACTGACTGGCTTCCGCTCAGTTTGAGTCGTGAGCTGAGGGGGGTGCTAGAGGGAGAGCGATTTTGTCCACAACGTACTGCTGCAGCTTTTTCAATGCTGTTGCGCTGTGAGAGCCATGAAAAGCAGGACAGACTGCGGAGACTTTGTGATGCCATATTGGCTACAATGGGATAA
- the bco1l gene encoding beta,beta-carotene 15,15'-dioxygenase, with translation MQALFLQNGKETPEPVKAHVHGHLPTWLQGTLMRNGPALFSVGESEYNHWFDGMSLIHSFTFKDGNVFYRSKFLKSQTYKKNMKEGRIVVSEFGTMVYPDPCKNIFSRALTHLSNVIPDFTDNNMINIIRYGQDYYASSEINYMTQIDPASLDTIGRINYRNHISINLATAHPHYDDEGNTYNMGTAIVGFGPPKYVIFKVPADASGCEKKGGALRQVQQVCSLPFRSTLSPSYYHSFGMTENFIVFVEQPFKMDIVKLATAYIRGINWGSCLKFDKDANTFFHLFHRKTGKRVSTSFYGDPLVVFHHINAYEMEDHVVFDLIAYKDSNLYDMFYLKNLRLNAESFIEANAKSLPPVCQRFVLPLNVTKDSAKESNLVNLADTTATAVMKDDGQVYCQPQTLFLGMELPNINYKFNGKKYRYFYGSKVDWSPQPNKIIKVDTVAKSHLEWHQDNCYPSEPVFVASPGAVDEDDGVLLSSVISPDPNTGPFMLVLDAKTLTELARADIPANVHLDLHGLFIPSNN, from the exons ATGCAGGCATTATTCTTACAGAACGGGAAGGAAACACCCGAACCTGTGAAAGCGCATGTTCATG GTCACCTGCCAACATGGCTGCAGGGTACATTAATGAGGAATGGGCCGGCTCTGTTTTCCGTGGGTGAGTCGGAGTACAATCACTGGTTCGATGGGATGTCCCTCATTCACAGCTTTACTTTTAAAGACG GCAATGTGTTCTACAGAAGTAAGTTCCTGAAAAGCCAAACCtataagaaaaacatgaaagaGGGCCGGATCGTGGTTTCTGAGTTTGGCACCATGGTCTATCCGGACCCCTGCAAGAATATATTTTCCAG AGCATTGACACATCTCAGCAACGTCATTCCCGACTTTACAGACAACAACATGATTAACATCATCCGCTACGGTCAGGACTACTACGCCTCCTCCGAGATCAACTACATGACCCAAATCGATCCAGCCAGTTTGGACACCATCGGAAGG ATTAACTACAGAAATCATATTAGCATCAACTTAGCAACAGCTCATCCTCACTACGACGATGAAGGCAATACATACAACATGGGCACGGCCATTGTGGGCTTTGGTCCACCAAAGTATGTCATCTTTAAAGTCCCAGCTGATGCTTCAG GTTGTGAAAAGAAGGGAGGCGCTCTCCGGCAAGTCCAGCAAGTCTGCTCGCTTCCTTTCCGCTCCACGCTGTCCCCGAGCTACTACCACAGCTTCGGCATGACCGAGAACTTCATCGTATTTGTGGAGCAACCCTTCAAAATGGACATTGTCAAACTAGCCACCGCCTACATCCGTGGCATCAACTGGGGAAGCTGCCTTAAGTTCGACAAGGACGCCAAC ACCTTTTTCCACCTGTTCCACCGGAAGACGGGCAAAAGGGTCTCTACTTCTTTCTACGGCGACCCCCTGGTGGTCTTTCATCACATCAATGCCTACGAGATGGAGGATCATGTGGTGTTCGATCTGATCGCCTATAAGGACAGCAATCTATACGACATGTTCTACTTGAAGAACCTGAGGTTGAACGCTGAGAGCTTCATCGAGGCCAACGCCAAATCCTTGCCGCCCGTCTGCCAGCGCTTCGTCCTGCCGCTGAACGTGACCAAA GACTCTGCAAAAGAAAGCAACCTGGTCAATCTGGCAGACACGACCGCCACAGCGGTCATGAAGGATGATGGTCAAGTCTATTGCCAGCCCCAAACGCTCTTCCTAG GGATGGAGTTGCCCAACATCAACTACAAGTTCAACGGCAAAAAATACAGATACTTTTATGGCTCCAAAGTGGATTGGTCACCACAACCAAACAAG ATTATCAAGGTTGACACAGTAGCCAAAAGCCACCTGGAATGGCATCAGGACAATTGCTACCCATCAGAGCCCGTGTTTGTTGCATCACCCGGGGCCGTGGATGAAGACGATG GTGTCCTTTTGTCATCCGTCATCTCCCCGGACCCAAACACAGGCCCATTCATGCTTGTTCTCGACGCAAAGACACTGACAGAGCTGGCACGGGCCGACATTCCTGCAAACGTTCACTTGGATCTTCATGGACTTTTTATCCCGAGCAACAACTAA